A region of Lacinutrix sp. Hel_I_90 DNA encodes the following proteins:
- a CDS encoding 1-aminocyclopropane-1-carboxylate deaminase/D-cysteine desulfhydrase produces MEDNEIELHLKREDEIHSLVSGNKFRKLKYNVMAAIKEEKKTLLTFGGAFSNHIAATASAGKMCGLHTIGVIRGEELVSKIEDNPTLRYAQDCGMLFKFISRTDFRNKEDAHFISELQNEFGDFYLIPEGGTNALAVKGCEEILTKPDASFDYVCAPVGTGGTLTGLINSSKPGQQVLGFSALKGDFLKQDISKFAKRNNWKLITEYHFGGYAKINVDLITFINQFKKDHNIALDPVYTGKMMFGLMDMIKNGYFPKGSKILAIHTGGLQGIKGMNARLKKKNLPVIQ; encoded by the coding sequence ATGGAAGATAATGAGATAGAGCTACATCTTAAACGTGAAGATGAAATTCATTCGCTCGTTTCGGGAAATAAGTTTAGAAAACTTAAATACAATGTAATGGCTGCTATAAAAGAAGAAAAAAAGACCTTACTTACTTTTGGCGGTGCATTTTCAAATCATATTGCTGCCACAGCGTCTGCTGGGAAAATGTGTGGATTACATACCATTGGCGTTATTCGAGGAGAAGAGTTAGTTTCTAAGATTGAAGACAACCCAACTTTAAGGTATGCTCAAGACTGTGGGATGCTTTTTAAATTTATTTCTAGAACAGATTTTAGAAACAAGGAAGACGCACACTTTATTTCAGAGCTACAAAATGAATTTGGTGACTTTTATCTTATTCCAGAAGGCGGTACTAATGCATTAGCTGTTAAAGGTTGCGAAGAGATTTTAACCAAGCCTGATGCGTCTTTCGATTATGTCTGTGCTCCCGTAGGTACGGGTGGGACGTTGACGGGTTTAATAAATAGTTCAAAACCGGGTCAGCAAGTTTTAGGATTTTCAGCTTTAAAAGGAGACTTTTTAAAACAAGATATTAGTAAATTTGCAAAACGAAACAATTGGAAATTAATAACCGAATATCATTTTGGAGGTTATGCCAAAATAAATGTTGATTTGATAACGTTTATAAACCAATTTAAGAAAGACCACAATATTGCATTAGATCCTGTTTATACAGGGAAAATGATGTTTGGTCTCATGGATATGATTAAAAACGGTTATTTTCCGAAGGGATCAAAAATATTAGCCATTCATACCGGGGGCTTACAAGGCATTAAAGGAATGAATGCCAGATTAAAAAAGAAAAATTTACCAGTAATACAATAA